TCTAAGAAACTCTGTGAACAGAACTTTATCCAGTGGAATAAAAGAACTCGTCGGCTGGAGGGGGATAATGACGTTGATGCGTTGGATAATAGACTTAGGTCTGGGGGGCGCTATTGGTCGGCGAAATATGCTGCTATTGAGCGTCATAAGGACTTGAAACGGATGCGGGTTCTTGCTCCTAGAAGCAACATGAAGAGCTCGGTTGCTGATTATATCCCTTTAGTTGATGAAGGTTCAGACAGTGGACTGGCATCGAGTGCCGAAGTTGTTCAAGAGTCCTGGGAAGATGAGGTCTTGCGGAGAACAAAGGAGTTCAGTAAGATGACGAGGGAACATCCACAGGATGAGAGCCTATGGTTGGCATTTGCGAAGTTTCAAGACAAGGTGGCAAGTAAGCAGTCTCACAAAGGTGCTCGTCTTCAGATCCTCGAGAAGAAAATCAGTATTCTGGAGAAAGCAACTGAGATTAATCCAGAAAGTGAAGATTTACTTATTTCTCTTATGAAAGCTTATCAGAGCAGAGATAGCACTGATGTGTTGATTAGGAGATGGGAGAAGATACTTACATCTAATTCTGGAAGTTGCAAGCTGTGGAAAGAATTTTTACGGGTTCTCGGGGGTGAATTTTCCAGATTCAAGGTTTCCGAGCTAAGGAAAATGTATGCGAATGCTATCCAAGCCTTGGCTGGTGCTTGCATAAAGCAGCAGAGGCAGGTTCTCACTTTAAAGATCCATACTTTTTTCCTTTGCTTGTATTAATAGAGTTAAAACAGAATTACTAGCAGAATACATAAGTAGAGGAAAAAAGCACGTCACAGACTCACATATTTAACACTAGTAGTGAAAGTTTAGATTTATTTGGCGTAGACGGCCATTAATTTTAGCATGAACTAGTTCCAAAGCTCATGTTTCTTTCTCTTGCTAGTCATAATGCATTGGATTGAGTAGCTTATTTTCCTTATTTAGTTATGATTTCTGAAATATTGATCCAGCCTCCTCCTTGTGCTGGATGCAGGCTCATCCATCTGACAGTGCAACATCAATTGATCCGGCTATTATTCAACTGGAGCTCAGTTTGGTTGATGTTTTCATTGGTCTTTGTCGCCTCGAATGGCAGGCAGGTTACCAAGAACTGGCAACTGCTTTATTTCAGGCGGAGCTTGAGTATAgtttgttttctccatttgttCTCTCGGAACAAAGTAAGCAAAGACTGTTTCAGCACTTTTGGAGTAGTAATGGTGCCAGAATCGGGGAAGATGGAGCCCTTGGATGGTTAACATggatagagaaggaggaagaaCAGAGGCAAATGCTTATTCGTGAGGAGGAGGCCTCAGATGCAGTTGAGGAAGGTGGTTGGACAGGTTGGTTTGACCCATCATCTGAGACTACAGAAATTGAATTGCCAGGAACTACTACTGAGGAGCAGAAGGTTGGTGAGGAATTGAATGATGAATCTGACACAAATGATGTTGATCAGAAGGATGATGTTGAATCTCTGCTTAAGGCACTTGGCATTGATGCCGCTGCTGAAGCTGATATAACGATTAAAGATACAGAAACATGGACTAAATGGTCAAAGGCAGAAATGACAAGAGATTTTGATCATTGGATGCCTCTTCGTGCAAATTCAGGTTTGTCTCCATTCATGTGCTGTTTCTCCATCAATCATACTTATGGTTATTGGTTACGTAAACTGAAAACTTAAGTTATTGATTGGACCCAAATGAGATGGTCGAGTTGTATGATTAGTTAAGTTAACCTGCAATTTATATTAATGACCATGTCCTTGCCTTCTCAATCCATTACAAATGATCCTGAGGTCTTTTCTTTTTTACGCTTACTGCAGCATTTCTCCCTGTAGTTTTAATGTCATATATTTTGAGTTTATCTACAATTTTGTGGTGAAAATGACTTGGCTAAATTGGCCAAACAGATCAGGTTTCTCATGATGTTGTCACTGCTGAAGCCGAAGATGAACAAATTTTGAGCATAATAATGTATGAAGATGTGAGTGATTACCTGTTCTCACTCAAGTCCGAGGAAGCTCGATTTTCTCTTGTGTCCCAGTTTATAGATTTCTTTGAGGGGAGGATAGCTCAGTGGTAGGTATTATGGCAATTATGATACCTATACGATACAATATCAACTGCTGTTTTCTTTTGTTCCCTGACCACACCACTCATGTTCACAGGACTTGCACAAACAGTTCAAGTTGGGTTGCAAGGACACTTAGTTTGGAAAGTCCCCCATATTCTCTTCTAGAGGATCTAGGAAAAGTGCATGATGTTCTGGTGAGGAAGTCGACCAACCTAAGAAGTTGTAGCTTGGAGCTACTTTTAGAAAGTTCAGATGACTCAAATATGAGGACTAATATGATGAAATTTCTCCGAAATGCTATCTTACTTTGTTTGAAAGTGTTCCCACAAAACTACATCTTGGAGGAAGCTGCTCTTGTTGCTGAGGAGTTATCAAACACAAGGATGAATTCAACTAGTTATTCTGTGACACCATGTCGAGCTCTGGCAAAGACTTTACTGAAAAATAATAGGCAGGTATGTGTTATACATGTGTAATTTGACCTCGAGTTCATGAGAACCGGAAATCCTTTTTCCTTACGACCATCCCCAGTCAATGTTAATCTCACGTAGACATGCTGCTTAGTCTTTTTAGATACTTATTGGAGAGAATGTCGTTTACTTTAGAGATCCACTGCAGGTTAAAAGCATATGATTTTACATGTGTTTAAAAAGGATCTACTATGCACTCTCACCTTCTCAAGTGGATCTAAACTCTAAAGATTCTATCAAGATTTACACTTGATTAGATAACCATCGCCTATTTAATCTGTTGTCAAACTCAACCAAAATTGGCCTGGAAGTGGAATTGATGTTATATACTAACTTTTTATGCGCTTCTTTATTATAGGATGTATTGCTATGTGGAGTTTATGCTAAAAGAGAAGCTTTCTATGGGAATATTGAGCATTCCAGGAAGATTTTTGACATGGCCTTATCATCGGTTGAGGGGCTTCCACCGGTATGTATTAATCCACAGTTCGGTTATGTTGTTACAGTTTGGACTAGAGTTGTCATGTTGTAGGCTGTATGCTCTGAAAAGTTTACATTTCTTCTAACAAATATATTTTGCTATTATATTGAGTTTGAGGCAGTAACTGAACAGGCTGTGGATTTTTGTCCTCTTTTCTCTTACCATGATTTACCAACCTTTTCAGTTATCCTGCAATTATTTTCTAATGCCTGCATCTCTTTTCCATGGCTAAAGCTAAaatattctcttattttatgtTCGGGTTTGTTGCTATTGTGGATTTTAAAAAACTTGGGATAGTAAGACAGTAAAGTTCTCGAAAATATTACGAATTCCACCAGAATCAACAAAACTGTTTCAAGATGTTCAGAAGGAcgatgttattattatttttattttccatgGTCACTCCATGTATGCTGTAATCCTACCCATTTTGGATCCATGTAAAGCTGAAACCTAATGTGTTTGTGCTTAACCAAACAGGAACTTCGGTCAAATGCATCTCTGTTGTACTTCTGGTATGCAGAAGTTGAGCTTGCGAACAATTCTTCCGAAAGTTCTGACTCCTCGTCCCGTGCAATACATATCTTATCTTGCTTAGGCAATGGAGcaaaatatactccatttaaAGGACAACTGTCAAGTGTCCAACAACTTAGAGCCCGCCAGGGGTTCAAAGATCGTATAAGAGTGTTGAGTTCAACATGGGCACATGGTGTCACAGATGATCATTCTGCTGCTCTTATCTGTTCAGCAGCTTTATTTGAAGAGTTGACATCTGGATGGGCATGTGCGTTGGAAATCCTGGAAAACTCTTTTACAATGGTGCTTCCAGGTGAATATGCTTCTTCTGTATGTATTTTATGGGGGTAACAAACCTCAACAATTGGCTTCTTTTTTCCATATGCATTGTTTTAAAGAGAATCCCTCGGAGTTTGTATTATAATTGCAATCATTTTCTTACTGCAGAGAGGAGGAGAAACAGCAGGCAACTTGAATTCTTGTTTACCTATTATGTGAGGATGCTTGACAGAAATCACATGGAACTTAAGCTTTCAGGAATATGGGAATCTATTGTGAAAGGATTGCAGTTATATCCTTTTAGCCCGCAACTTCACTATGCTTTAGTTGAAATCAGCCATCTCTACACATCACCCAATAAATTGCGGTGGACTTTTGACGATCATTGCCGAAAGTATAACTCACTTTTCATCATTTGCTAAGTATTCTTATTCTCTAGTTCGTTGTTTCTTGAGAAGGATCTAATTACTGAATTGATCAAAAATCAGAACCCCATCTACCATCACATGGCTCTACGCATTGGCCTTTGAGCTGAGTACCGGAGGCTCCCAGCATAGAATACGCGGACTTTTTGAAAGGGCATTGGAGGATGACAAATTGCACAGTTCAGTGATTCTCTGGCGTTGTTTCATCGAATACGAGAGGAGTGTAGCATGCAATACTCCGGGAGCTAAAAGAGTGTTCTTTCGTGCAATACATGCATGCCCCTGGTATGACTTCTCTGACAATAGTAAAAATACTTTGTGTATCGACTATCAAGGAGAATATACCTTTCAAATTAGCTGGAATTATTGAGGATCAGGAAATTAGGAGTAATAGAATTTTGACCAAGACTTGCACCAGATATATACATGGTATTTATAATTGTAGTTACTGAAGAAAATATCAGGCAAGATCTTACAACTTTGGGATATAATGAAATTACTGTTGTCGGTTTTTGAATGTTGTTTGCGACTACCTGAAATTGCTTGATCCTTTGCAAAGGCTGTGTATTTGCTATTCAAGAGTTTCCCACTATTTTGACGCGTGACCTTTCTTCCAACTTCCAGGTCGAAAAAGCTGTGGCTTGATGGTTTTCTCAAACTGAACTCAGTATTGTCTGTGAAAGAGCTGTCGGACCTCCAAGAAGTCATGCGAGAAAAGGAACTCAATCTGAGGACTGATATATACGAGATTCTATTGCAAGATGAGATGGAGGCTTAGCCCTGTTAACTCTCGTTGTCTGATGCTGCTGTTTCTTCGTCTTGAACCACCCATACACCACGTGCTATCAAGCTCTCGTTGTCACTGCTGTTTCTTTTCCTTGGACTACTCACACACTGCGTGTTGATAGATTAAGGTGAAGCTAAGCTAATGGCTGAATGATCAGAGATAGTAGGATGTTGGAAAAGTGGTCAATAAAAGGTATGGTTACTGTtctactaaaaaaagaaaaagaaaagaaaattgatgGCTActgaaaatatgaatatttgttcTACTCCATTACTTTAACAGAATTTGATAGCTGTTGTGATGACTTTCTTTTCTCAATGCACACAATACATTAAACTAACCTTTTATTGCCATATGAGCCacatttccataaaaataaaaataaaaaataaaaatatttcggCCTTGTAGTTTTTTATTACGTTGtgtaaaaaacaaatataaaaataaaaattgaatcttttccGCATATGGGCCACATTTCCATATGCTTATAATTTTTGTATTATAAGTTTTTACCAAACTTTGATTTTATATAAGAATACTATGATTTAAAAACTaagtatatatttaaatacatGACCTTTCAAGTATTCTTATTATTTTAACCACTATGAATTGTCTCCTATAGTGCATACTTGAAATGTCTACGTGATTTATTCGTCGAAAATTGATAACCATGGAACATTGAAATATAGATCAATAATAAAATCTCTGTATTCGAAGTCATGATTTTAATTCCATATATAAAAtcagaatataaatatattcattAGCATAATAAATGAAAGGGGCAAAAGTAATTACAAAAATTTTGCAAAATACTCCAAGGAATTTAAGATATTTGACCGCCCATGCACGTGACAGTAAAACGGGACCAGATTCATAATTCTCCCACTTCGAAAATAAGTAGAATTAAATGATAAGATTTGGTGactttaaatcaattaaaattaaaaaagtctCACTCATTCAATCAGCAATGGCCTCGACCAACCCGGCGCCGCTTGAAGCGGATCCGGGTCTGGAGGGCGTTGGAAGTGGGCTACTCGCAGAGCCACGTCCACGACCCGCTGGTTTGCACCGGATCCACCAACCACGCTGAAGTGGTTCGGATCCATTTCGACCCGAATGTTACGTGTATTCTGGGGGGAACATGATCCGACTTCTCTCAATAGTCacctattattttattatttctatttGTATCTAATAGCCAATAgcagtagtatatattttttgttatcTGTTTTTAGGTTGAATTTCGTTTTATGTTTGTTTAATTGATTTGTTTTGGTATAGCTATGTAAAATTATAAATACTTAATTATATCCTCAACTTTAGCTTCATATCTATACATATCATTCCTTTGTTGGGTTAATCATTGCTAAAATCACAAACTATAACAGATTATTTTCAATGAATTTAAGTATTCAAAACTACAGAGGCTATTCGTTGCTAAACTATGTCATTTTGGTGAATTCAATTGCCACGTGAATTCAATTTTGTTAGGTTAGTTTTAATTTCACCATAATTCTAAACCTAAACCGTAGGAAATtgacaacaaattaaaatcaaagTTTAGATTTTTTGATCACCTTTTAAGTTCATCATTCTTTTCAAATATCAGAATTCGACCTTATTAGTTCGTGATTTTATCCACCGATAGCCATTCATTTATTAGATTGCTCAAAATTTCCAGTTAATTTGTCTTCAAGAAACATACATCGAATCCAATGGTATACCTATGAAAATTATCTAAAAATTGTGACTCAAGGCTATTAAGTGAACAACATAATTACTATAGGCTGTTTTTATAATGTTAATAATTTAAGAATAAAACTATGTATAAGTATACTTGTATGAAGTTCTAGGTAGGATGATTGGAcgagaaatttgaaattttacaaGAAATTGATGTATACAATCATATATAGACTAAATGTGGCTTTTTAAGGTTTGGACAATTTTGTTGTATGATTCACAACAACATTAACTAACACAATTACTATATTATCTAATGTTGCAGGGAAATGATGTTGGGACACAGTATATGATACGGAGAGGTTCCGTATCTGGGCGCCGGCGACGAGAAGACCAGAGGGGGAGGATCGTTCGCGGAgtcttcctccgtcgagcagcCGCCGACCGCTAGGGTTTTCGCGTTGGAGTTTATGTAACTTGCGGAGAAAATAAAGGGACgataaaaaaaaggtaaattcTGATATATTGATAATGATTTCAATGTACAGAACCCCTATATatatctaaggaccctaggtTTGGTTCGACTCGATCAattccgggaaagaaccaacaagaaaacccgaaacggagcttataattacgctcgactcTAAAAGGCAATTATTTTAATAGTTAGCAAAAATATTAATGAAAGTCTTAAGCAATAACAATTAATAAGGAAACGTTAAACGTAATCATCCAACTTCGCCGGACGTCTTGATATCCGCTTCGGAAGTTCCGGCGACGATTCCCTTGAGCTTGACCCCTCTGACTCCTCAGCGCTTGCATCCTCCTCACCCTCGTCTGACTCTCGGTGCGCTTCCTCCTGCCCTTTAGCCGTCTCTCTTGATGTGCTACTCACCGTGCttgtatcaactcccccccgGATAAGAaactccttgtcctcaaggaggtAGGCAAAACGGGACCGAATAGTGTCCAATGGCTCCCAAGAAGATGCGACTGAAGGGTCCCCCGACCACTCCACCAATACCTGTTCCACCGCTTTCCCATCGTGGAGAGCGACTCGACGATCCAACACCCTTATCGGCTTTCCAACCGGCCGAGCTCCCAGAAATTCCTCCGGTAAAACAGAGTCAGAGGCTGCCGAACCCCCCTCGACGAAAGGACGAAGTAGAGACACATGAAATACGTTATGAATCCTTGCACCCGGCGGCAATGCAAGACGATATGCCACGGACCCAATTTTTTCGGTGATGACAAAAGGCCCATAGAAACGCTTGGCTAGCTTAGCCGACAGAGGGCGAGCTACCGAGTGTTGACGATACTGTTGTAACTTGAGGAGAACTCTATCTCCCACCTCAAACTGAACATCCCTGCGGTGCTGATTCGCGGTGTCCCGCATCCGCTGCTGCGCCCTCTCTAAATTTTTGCGCAAGTCCACCAGAAGAGCGCCACGCTGCTGTATTAAATCTGCCACAGCCGGCTCTGTCCGGATTCACCCCGCCGTCGGCTGAACAGCCACCAAAGGAGGTGGTTCGCGACCATAGAGAGCCTTGAACGGAGACATTCCCAAACCCTCGTGATGGTAGCAATTCAGGGCCAACTCCGCCCACGGTAAAAAATTCGCCCATTTCGATGGTCGGTCCCCTGCGAACACCCGCAAGTATTGCTCCAATCCTCTGTTGCGAACCTCGGTCTgaccatccgattgcgggtggtAGGCGGTGGAATAGTGAAGCTTCGTCCCACTTAGCTCGAGCATGTTCTTCCAAGCGTCACTAAGGAAAATAGGGTCTCTATCGGAAACCAAAGTCAACGGAAAACCATGATGCTTGACCACTGTCTCAATGAACAAACGTGCCACCCGCATAGCATCGAAGCGAGCAGGAAGTGGAGCAAAATGAGCATATTTCGAAAGACGGTCCACCGTCACCATGATAGTAGTGTAGCCCCGCAAGGGCGGTAATCCCACGATAAAATCCATAGAGACATCTTCCCAAACCTGGGAGGGAATAGGTAACGGCTGTAGCAACCCGGCGGGTTTCTGTGTAGAATATTTGGTCGTTTGGCACTCCACACACGATGCAACAAATTGTTTAACGTCACGGCGCATGCCACTCCAGCAGAAATGAGCCGAGAGCCTCCGAAGGGTTCTCTCAAAACCCGGGTGACCTGCTTGCGGAGTGCTATGGTGCTCATGTAAAAGGGCCTCACGCAGAGGTGAATCCTTGCTCACGAATATCCGTCGCCCACAATAAATCAGCCCGTCCGAGAAAGCAAATTTTGGTGCCGCCGTACCCGCCACAATCGCTCGCTGCAGCTCCTGTAAGTCCGGGGCAGCCGCTGTTTCCTTACGCAGCAAGGTCAGAATGTCGGGCCCCGGCTGGGCGACACTCATCAGCAACTCCCCGTCGGCCATTGCCTCCTCATCGCGGCGCGAAAGCGCATCCGCAACCTTATTAGATGCTCCACATTTATATTCAATAGAGAATTTGAAACCCATTAATTTCCGGACATACAAATGTTGCTCCGGGGTCTGAATTACCTGCTGCAGAAGCTCCCTAAGGCTCTTTTGGTCGCTGCGAATCACGAACTCGCGACCCAACAAATACTGGCGCCACTTTTGTACGGCCTCGACAATAGCATAAAGCTCCTTATGGTATGTGGATGCACTCCTTTTCCTGGGACCCAATTTCTTACTGAAAAAAGCGATTGGGTGGCCATCTTGCATAAGCACCGCTCCAATGCCGAAATTCGACGCGTCAGTCTCCAAATAAAATGTCTTAGAGAAATCCGGTAAACGCAAGACGGGGGCTGCCGTCATAGCACGTTTAAGTGCCTCAAAACTGTCCAAAGCGGCCTGGGTCCAGCAGAAAGAATCCTTCTTTAGTAAATCCGTCAGGGGGGCAGCGATGACGGCGTATTGCGCAATGAAGCGGCGATAGTATCCCGTCAACCCCAAGAAGCCCCGAAGTTGTTTGACTGTAGTCGGAACCGGCCACGCTACCATGGCATCAAGCTTTGCCGGGTCGGCCTTAATAACTCCCTCCGAAATCAAGTGTCCTAAATAATCCACTGTAGTGCAGCAAAATATGCATTTGGACATCTTAACAAAAAATTGCTGTTTATCCAGAATCGCCAATACCTGAGCTAGGTGAGAGGCGTGGGTTTCCAAAGTGGGGCTGTAGACGAGGATGTCGTCGAAAAATACAATAACAAACCTCCGCAGCCACTGTTGGAAAATACAATTCATCGCCGATTGGAAGGTGGATGGCACGTTGGTAAGTCCGAACggcatcaccaagaattcaAAGTGACCGTCATGAGTGCGAAAAGCGGTTTTGTAGGTGTCCGCCTCGTGCATCCTGATCTGATGATAGCCCGAACGGAgatctaattttgtgaaaaacCGGGCTGCACCcaactcatcaaataactcGTCCGCAGTTGGAATCGGAAAATGATCCGGAACGGTGGCCTTGTTCAAGGCACGGTAGTCGATGCAGAAGCGGAAGGTACCATCCTTTTTGCGAACTAAGAGAACCGGTGATGAGAAAGGGCTGTGACTGCGCTGAATCACCCCCTGTTCCAACATGTCCCGGACCTGTCTCTCAATTTCATTCTTCTGAAAATATGGGTAGCGGTACGGACGAACTTTCACTGGCTTGGAATTCGGCAGAAGGTGGATGCGATGGTCAAACTGGCGGGCCGGTGGAAGGCCAACCGGAACACTAAAAACTGTTGCATGTTCTTGTAGCACATCGCGGATTTGTGGAGGTAAATCGGGAGGGAAAACTGCATCATTCGCGGCAGGGTCAGCTGACGGAGGCAGCTGGACTACCTCGTACATTTCGAACAATGACACCCGGGACACAAAAGATGTCAAGGACCGGAGAGAGATCTGACGCGGGCCAGGGTTTGCGCTCGTGAGAACCACCAACTCATTGCCTCTAGTAAATTCCATTGATTTCTTGACAAAATCAGTAGTCACACGCCCCAACGACTCGAGCCATTCCATACCCAATATCACCTCTGGGCCATGAATCGGCAAAATGTGGAGGTCAATAAGAAACTCCGTGCCCTGCATGATCAACTCGGTGGCCCTGGAGATGTGGGAACACAACAATGATTCCCCATTCCCAACATATACTCGAAACGGCTTCACCGCTGTGAGCGGAAGGTGGAGCTTCTCGGCCACGCGGGGGTGGAGAAAATCATGCGAGCTGCCCGTGTCGACTAGCACCTGCACCGGCTCCGTCCCGATCGTGCCCGCCAAGGTCAGAGATTTCGATCTCCTCGTGCCGTCCATCGAGTGAAGATGTGACAGATCCGCCGCAATAACTTCATTAGAAAATCCCTCGGCATTATCTTCAAGCGGGTCATCCTCGTTATCCTCGACTCCCATGTAGGCGAGGAATCGATGCTTGCATACGTGTCCAGTCACCCACTTTTCCGGACAATAGTAGCAGAGGCCAGACGAGAGCGTTCTGCCTTCTGAGCCGCCGAAAGCCGAATGATAGGCGTCTTGGAGCCCTCTGAACGGGGCACGTGCTGCCCTGGGCGTCCCGAAACAGCCGGCGATGCCTGGCTTGGGGTCGCTACTGGTGGCGCTGAACCAACTGGGTGCGAGTCACGCGGGGGCCAAGGGCGGCGCTGCGCAACCTGGGGTGCGGGGCTGAGGTCCGGCCGACAGGCAGCTAGCTGAGCAGCCAGGGCGAAAGCACTTGCCAATGTGGCTGGCTGGTGTAACAACACCTCGTCTTGCAAGGGTTGCTTCAGACCCGCCACATACAAATCCAGAAGAACATGATCAGGCACCCCAACAGCGTTATTTTGCAATTTTTCAAAGGCCAGCTGGTAATCATAAACCGTACCCGTTTGGACGAGTTTCTTCAGGAGTCCCACATGCCTCGTGTAGCATTGAGGGTCGAAGCGGCGGCGAACGTCATCCAGGAACTCATACCAAGTGACATACTCGTTGCTAGCACAATAATTCCAGATCCAATCTGCCACCACGGGCTCAAATAACATAATAACGTAGTGGAGGCGTTGCGCCTCTGGGGTTCCCATATGATCGAAGTAGAATTGAACCCCACGGATCCAGTTATTCACCTCTGTTCCGTCAAATCGAGGGGGATCCATTTTTACCCTTGTGTGGGGATGCGAATCCGAATTTGGTTGCCCAAACTGAGGGCGTGCATTGGGTGGGCCCCAACAAGACAAGGGATTCACCGTAGGTGGACGTCGCAGCTGTGTGCGCTCCGGAGTACGGCCAAAGGCTGAGTCGGCGTGGTGCCTAGAAACTGTGGTGGATACCCCCACAGAGTCCGAGAAACCCGACAGTGGAAGGGAGAATGGGCCTGCAGCAGATGTAAAGGGCCCTAGGGTTTGTGGTAATGAGGCGTGTGTTGCGAAGGTAAATGGCGCTGTCTGTGGGTGGTACGACGCAGCGGGAAAGGAAGGTCTCACTGAAGGAGTCGGGGTG
This genomic interval from Salvia splendens isolate huo1 chromosome 13, SspV2, whole genome shotgun sequence contains the following:
- the LOC121762452 gene encoding nuclear exosome regulator NRDE2-like encodes the protein MAEEEQTTKTTPLFAAFGGESLPSAADSSSDKATAQWLQNSSFNTDLSVINDAVSKYKLTYDEESEEEEEDDNAEGIDARKRPLQYDMVPSEASASSDEERGRKSKKKKKRRKGESSGSRASFSYAAKLSSNSRKPGVEKWAASSSSTANEKEYYFDSRGDRDNLAFGSIYRMDVARYKLCNSKKLCEQNFIQWNKRTRRLEGDNDVDALDNRLRSGGRYWSAKYAAIERHKDLKRMRVLAPRSNMKSSVADYIPLVDEGSDSGLASSAEVVQESWEDEVLRRTKEFSKMTREHPQDESLWLAFAKFQDKVASKQSHKGARLQILEKKISILEKATEINPESEDLLISLMKAYQSRDSTDVLIRRWEKILTSNSGSCKLWKEFLRVLGGEFSRFKVSELRKMYANAIQALAGACIKQQRQAHPSDSATSIDPAIIQLELSLVDVFIGLCRLEWQAGYQELATALFQAELEYSLFSPFVLSEQSKQRLFQHFWSSNGARIGEDGALGWLTWIEKEEEQRQMLIREEEASDAVEEGGWTGWFDPSSETTEIELPGTTTEEQKVGEELNDESDTNDVDQKDDVESLLKALGIDAAAEADITIKDTETWTKWSKAEMTRDFDHWMPLRANSDQVSHDVVTAEAEDEQILSIIMYEDVSDYLFSLKSEEARFSLVSQFIDFFEGRIAQWTCTNSSSWVARTLSLESPPYSLLEDLGKVHDVLVRKSTNLRSCSLELLLESSDDSNMRTNMMKFLRNAILLCLKVFPQNYILEEAALVAEELSNTRMNSTSYSVTPCRALAKTLLKNNRQDVLLCGVYAKREAFYGNIEHSRKIFDMALSSVEGLPPELRSNASLLYFWYAEVELANNSSESSDSSSRAIHILSCLGNGAKYTPFKGQLSSVQQLRARQGFKDRIRVLSSTWAHGVTDDHSAALICSAALFEELTSGWACALEILENSFTMVLPERRRNSRQLEFLFTYYVRMLDRNHMELKLSGIWESIVKGLQLYPFSPQLHYALVEISHLYTSPNKLRWTFDDHCRKTPSTITWLYALAFELSTGGSQHRIRGLFERALEDDKLHSSVILWRCFIEYERSVACNTPGAKRVFFRAIHACPWSKKLWLDGFLKLNSVLSVKELSDLQEVMREKELNLRTDIYEILLQDEMEA